The Megalops cyprinoides isolate fMegCyp1 chromosome 22, fMegCyp1.pri, whole genome shotgun sequence genome contains a region encoding:
- the p2rx3b gene encoding P2X purinoceptor 3b, whose product MMGCITDFFTYGTTKSVVVKSWTIGIINRVVQLLIIIYFIGWVFVHEKAYQVRDTAIESSVMTKVKGFGVYNNRVMDVADYVTPTQGASVFCIITKLITTENQIQGVCPESEKKYSCTSDNDCKKKKEKPGGNGLMTGRCVTFNSSLKTCEITGWCPAEIDYIETEPMMEVENFTIFIKNSIRFPLFNFTKGNFLPTITPSYIKKCNFDTVNNTYCPIFRVGDVIRFAHQNFSTLAKKGGVIGIKIGWMCDLDKSEESCNPSYSFTRLDAVSEKNNVSPGYNFRYAKYYKMENGTEYRTLLKAYAIRFDVLVNGNAGKFNMIPTLINMVAAFTSVGVGTVLCDIILLNFLKGAEQYKAKKFEEVSESQIMANVSHSNGRYRSSCSQQSVKLEEKLSNDSGAFSIGQ is encoded by the exons ATGATGGGCTGTATTACAGACTTCTTCACTTATGGGACGACCAAGTCTGTGGTGGTGAAAAGCTGGACCATCGGCATCATCAATCGGGTCGTACAGCTTCTCATCATCATCTACTTCATCGG gtggGTGTTCGTGCATGAGAAGGCGTACCAGGTGAGAGACACTGCCATCGAGTCCTCAGTAATGACCAAGGTGAAGGGCTTTGGCGTCTACAACAACAGGGTCATGGATGTGGCGGATTATGTCACACCTACACAG GGTGCATCTGTGTTCTGCATTATTACTAAACTCATAACCACGGAGAACCAGATTCAGGGCGTCTGTCCTGAG AGTGAGAAGAAGTACAGCTGTACAAGTGACAATGACTgcaagaagaaaaaggagaaaccaGGAGGAAACG GTCTGATGACAGGCAGGTGTGTCACCTTCAACAGCTCCTTAAAAACCTGTGAGATCACAGGCTGGTGTCCTGCTGAGATTGACTACATTGAAAC agagCCCATGATGGAGGTTGAAAATTTCACCATCTTCATCAAGAACAGCATCCGTTTCCCGCTTTTTAACTTCACCAA gggtaATTTCCTACCCACCATAACTCCATCTTACATAAAGAAGTGCAACTTCGACACAGTGAACAACACCTACTGCCCCATCTTCAGGGTAGGAGATGTGATACGATTTGCCCACCAGAACTTCTCCACCCTCGCCAAGAAG ggAGGAGTGATTGGTATAAAGATCGGGTGGATGTGCGATCTGGATAAGTCAGAGGAGAGCTGTAATCCCTCCTACTCCTTCACACGCCTTGACGCCGTCTCTGAGAAAAACAACGTATCTCCAGGATACAACTTCAG GTATGCCAAATACTACAAGATGGAGAACGGGACAGAATACCGCACACTTCTCAAGGCTTATGCAATCAGGTTCGATGTGCTAGTCAACGGCAAC GCTGGGAAGTTCAACATGATCCCAACTCTCATCAACATGGTAGCTGCCTTCACTTCTGTTGGAGTG GGTACGGttctttgtgacatcattctTCTGAACTTCCTGAAGGGGGCAGAACAATACAAGGCCAAGAAATTTGAAGAG GTGTCTGAATCTCAGATCATGGCCAATGTCTCTCACAGCAACGGACGTTATCGAAGCAGCTGTAGTCAGCAGTCAGTCAAACTGGAAGAGAAGCTGTCCAATGACTCAGGGGCTTTTTCCATTGGACAGTAA